In a genomic window of Croceibacterium sp. TMG7-5b_MA50:
- the dapD gene encoding 2,3,4,5-tetrahydropyridine-2,6-dicarboxylate N-succinyltransferase, giving the protein MSADLATAIAAAWDERANVTPARLDVRADVELALALLDSGEQRVAEPDGNGGWRVNQWLKQAVLLSFRLNDNVGIPAGAGGAPAYDKVPSKFAGWTDARFAQAGFRVVPGAVARRGSFIGKGVVLMPSFVNIGAYVGDGTMVDTWATVGSCAQIGRNVHISGGAGIGGVLEPLQAEPVIIGDGAFIGARSEVAEGVRVGEGAVLSMGVYLGASTKIVDRATGEVHRGTVPPYSVVVPGSLPGKPLPDGTPGPSLYCAVIVKTVDAQTRAKTGINELLRD; this is encoded by the coding sequence ATGTCCGCCGATCTCGCCACCGCCATCGCCGCCGCCTGGGACGAACGTGCCAACGTCACCCCCGCCCGCCTGGATGTGCGCGCCGACGTGGAACTCGCCCTCGCGCTGCTCGACAGCGGGGAACAGCGCGTGGCGGAACCGGACGGCAATGGCGGCTGGCGCGTCAACCAGTGGCTGAAGCAGGCGGTGCTGCTGTCGTTCCGCCTCAACGACAATGTCGGCATCCCCGCCGGCGCCGGCGGCGCCCCCGCCTATGACAAGGTACCCAGCAAGTTCGCCGGCTGGACCGACGCCCGCTTCGCGCAAGCCGGCTTCCGCGTGGTGCCGGGCGCGGTCGCCCGCCGGGGCAGCTTCATCGGCAAGGGCGTGGTCCTGATGCCGTCCTTCGTGAACATCGGCGCCTATGTCGGCGATGGCACGATGGTCGACACCTGGGCGACGGTCGGATCGTGCGCGCAGATCGGGCGCAACGTCCACATCTCCGGCGGCGCGGGCATCGGCGGCGTGCTGGAGCCGCTGCAGGCCGAACCCGTCATCATCGGCGACGGCGCCTTCATCGGCGCGCGTTCCGAGGTCGCGGAAGGCGTGCGCGTCGGCGAAGGGGCCGTGCTGTCCATGGGCGTCTATCTGGGCGCCTCGACCAAGATCGTCGATCGCGCCACGGGCGAAGTCCACCGCGGCACCGTGCCGCCCTATTCCGTCGTGGTGCCCGGCAGCCTGCCCGGCAAGCCGCTGCCCGACGGCACGCCCGGTCCGTCGCTCTATTGCGCGGTGATCGTGAAGACGGTGGACGCGCAGACCCGCGCCAAGACCGGCATCAACGAGCTGCTGCGCGACTGA
- the gmk gene encoding guanylate kinase, whose product MDPAPIAPPPAPATPGFAPLSVPRRGLMFILSSPSGAGKTTIARKLLAVDGGLDLSVSVTTRPMRPGEVEGRDYYFTDRETFTQMEAAGAFLEWAEVFGNCYATPHAHIAEGLAQGRDFLFDIDWQGAQQLRTRMGPDVVSVFLLPPDIATLEARLRGRQTDSEAVIADRMARARAEISHWDAYDYVVINDDVEGCFGTVRAILQAERLRRTRQAGLKDFTAALMR is encoded by the coding sequence ATGGACCCGGCCCCCATCGCCCCGCCGCCTGCCCCCGCGACGCCCGGTTTCGCGCCGCTCAGCGTGCCGCGCCGCGGGCTGATGTTCATCCTCTCCTCGCCATCGGGTGCCGGCAAGACGACGATCGCGCGCAAGCTGCTGGCGGTCGATGGCGGACTCGACCTGTCGGTGTCCGTCACCACCCGGCCCATGCGGCCGGGCGAGGTGGAAGGGCGCGACTACTATTTCACCGATCGCGAGACCTTTACGCAGATGGAGGCGGCCGGCGCGTTCCTGGAATGGGCGGAGGTGTTCGGCAATTGCTACGCCACGCCGCACGCCCACATCGCCGAAGGGTTGGCGCAGGGGCGCGACTTCCTGTTCGACATCGACTGGCAGGGGGCGCAGCAATTGCGCACCCGCATGGGCCCGGATGTCGTCTCGGTCTTCCTGCTGCCACCGGACATCGCCACGCTGGAGGCGCGGCTGCGCGGCCGCCAGACCGACAGCGAGGCGGTGATCGCCGATCGCATGGCACGCGCCCGGGCGGAGATCAGCCACTGGGACGCCTACGATTACGTCGTCATCAACGACGATGTCGAGGGGTGCTTCGGCACGGTCCGCGCGATCCTGCAGGCGGAGCGGCTGCGTCGCACCCGGCAGGCCGGCCTCAAGGATTTCACTGCCGCGCTGATGCGCTGA
- a CDS encoding ClpXP protease specificity-enhancing factor SspB, with product MSDSTPDSLIPYDEIVQEALRAVVGRVLGSVERGGGTLPGGHHFYITFKTGAPGVSIPRHLTERFPDEMTIVLQNKFWDLNVGEDGFSVGLTFSQIPAKLQIPFSAITAFVDPAVDFGLQFQAMVPDQEEPTPHDPAGNDGAERGDDGGVAAKDDGSNVVTVDFGRKK from the coding sequence ATGAGCGACAGCACACCCGATAGCCTGATCCCCTATGACGAGATCGTTCAGGAGGCGCTGCGCGCCGTCGTGGGCCGCGTCCTCGGCTCGGTGGAACGGGGCGGCGGTACGCTGCCGGGTGGCCACCACTTCTACATCACCTTTAAGACCGGCGCGCCGGGCGTGTCGATCCCCCGGCACCTGACCGAACGCTTCCCGGACGAGATGACGATCGTGCTGCAGAACAAGTTCTGGGACCTGAATGTCGGGGAAGACGGCTTTTCCGTCGGCCTGACCTTCAGTCAGATCCCGGCCAAGCTGCAGATCCCGTTCAGCGCGATCACCGCCTTTGTCGACCCTGCGGTGGATTTCGGCCTGCAGTTCCAGGCGATGGTGCCGGACCAGGAAGAGCCTACGCCGCACGACCCCGCCGGCAACGATGGCGCGGAACGCGGCGATGATGGCGGCGTTGCGGCAAAGGATGACGGGTCCAACGTCGTCACGGTCGATTTCGGCCGCAAGAAGTAG
- the hisB gene encoding imidazoleglycerol-phosphate dehydratase HisB yields the protein MRTGRIARTTAETDILVEVNLDGTGRFDIHTGIGFLDHMIEQFSRHSLIDVTLKVDGDLHVDEHHTCEDSGIALGQAIAQALGDKGGIGRYGTAYSPMDETLVRVALDISGRPWLVWHAGFSQVKLGTLDTELIDHWFHSVAQAAGITLHVELLYGTNNHHIAEAIFKGFARAMRQAVELDARKNGAIPSTKGQLGG from the coding sequence ATGCGCACCGGCCGAATTGCCCGCACCACGGCGGAAACCGACATCCTGGTCGAGGTGAACCTCGATGGCACCGGCCGGTTCGACATCCATACCGGCATCGGCTTCCTCGACCACATGATCGAGCAGTTCAGCCGCCATTCGCTGATCGACGTCACGCTGAAGGTCGATGGCGACCTGCATGTGGACGAGCACCATACGTGTGAGGACAGCGGCATCGCGCTGGGCCAGGCGATCGCCCAGGCGCTGGGCGACAAGGGCGGGATCGGCCGCTACGGCACCGCGTACAGCCCGATGGACGAGACGCTGGTGCGCGTGGCGCTGGATATCTCCGGCCGGCCATGGCTGGTGTGGCATGCCGGCTTCTCCCAGGTGAAGCTGGGGACGCTCGACACCGAACTGATTGACCACTGGTTCCATTCGGTGGCGCAGGCTGCCGGTATCACGCTGCATGTCGAGCTGCTGTACGGGACCAACAACCACCACATCGCCGAAGCCATCTTCAAGGGCTTCGCCCGCGCCATGCGCCAGGCGGTAGAGCTGGACGCACGCAAGAACGGGGCGATCCCATCCACGAAGGGGCAATTGGGTGGCTGA
- the hisH gene encoding imidazole glycerol phosphate synthase subunit HisH — translation MAEAIALIDYGAGNLHSVHNALIAAGAGHVAVTADPDLVRGARRIVLPGVGSFRACAEGLRAIPGLVDAMEERVLDGGVPFLGICVGMQLLASEGHEHGVTPGLGWIEGAVRLIERTDPAIKVPHMGWNDVEPAGHHDGAELIKGGEAYFLHSYHFQPDDGRQVAAMTDHGGGLVAAVGRDNIVGVQFHPEKSQAYGLQMLARFLDWNP, via the coding sequence GTGGCTGAGGCGATCGCCCTGATCGATTACGGCGCGGGCAACTTGCATTCGGTGCACAATGCGCTGATCGCGGCGGGTGCCGGCCATGTCGCGGTGACCGCCGATCCCGACCTGGTGCGCGGCGCGCGGCGGATCGTGTTGCCGGGCGTCGGCTCCTTCCGCGCCTGCGCCGAAGGCTTGCGCGCCATCCCCGGCCTGGTGGACGCGATGGAGGAACGGGTGCTGGATGGCGGCGTGCCGTTCCTGGGCATCTGCGTCGGCATGCAATTGCTCGCCAGCGAGGGGCACGAACATGGCGTGACGCCCGGCCTCGGCTGGATCGAAGGGGCGGTGCGCCTGATCGAGCGGACCGATCCGGCCATAAAGGTGCCGCATATGGGCTGGAACGACGTGGAGCCGGCGGGCCACCATGATGGGGCGGAGCTGATCAAGGGCGGCGAGGCGTATTTCCTCCACTCCTACCACTTCCAGCCCGATGACGGCCGGCAGGTGGCGGCGATGACCGACCATGGCGGCGGGCTGGTGGCGGCGGTGGGCCGCGACAACATCGTGGGCGTGCAGTTCCATCCGGAAAAGAGCCAGGCCTATGGCCTGCAGATGCTGGCACGGTTCCTCGACTGGAACCCCTGA
- a CDS encoding SDR family oxidoreductase, whose protein sequence is MADADPVLSDLHTKRPSLNGRKAVITGGTTGIGRAIATLLASEGVTVFTGGRSDDDLADALDHLNKVGTAHGITCDFSKPGELDRFFVEASDTLGEYDIAVLNASIAAEGLTDMGEQDVRDAIEINFTGYMVGAHKAVSQMQANGGGGDVIFTGSYAKHKLGPSSTVYAGIKAGIHGFAEALRRELGTEGIKVGLVVPALTGSDMVKDDVSEEEQQQRIADESMMRAEDIAVGVHFMLTQPRRTVVQELVLVQRNTEE, encoded by the coding sequence ATGGCCGACGCCGATCCCGTTCTTTCCGACCTGCATACCAAGCGCCCTTCGCTGAATGGGCGCAAGGCCGTCATCACCGGCGGCACCACCGGCATCGGCCGGGCCATCGCCACGCTGCTGGCGAGCGAGGGCGTGACCGTCTTCACCGGCGGGCGGAGCGATGATGACCTGGCCGACGCGCTGGACCACCTGAACAAGGTCGGCACCGCGCACGGCATCACCTGCGACTTTTCCAAGCCCGGCGAACTCGACCGCTTCTTCGTGGAGGCGTCCGATACGCTGGGCGAATATGACATCGCCGTGCTGAACGCCTCCATCGCGGCCGAGGGCCTGACCGACATGGGCGAGCAGGACGTCCGCGACGCGATCGAGATCAATTTCACCGGCTACATGGTGGGGGCGCACAAGGCGGTGTCGCAGATGCAGGCGAACGGCGGCGGCGGGGACGTGATCTTCACCGGTAGCTACGCCAAGCACAAGCTCGGCCCGTCCTCCACCGTCTATGCCGGGATCAAGGCGGGCATCCACGGCTTCGCCGAAGCTCTGCGGCGGGAGCTTGGGACCGAGGGGATCAAGGTCGGGCTGGTGGTGCCCGCGCTGACCGGCAGCGACATGGTCAAGGACGATGTCAGCGAGGAGGAGCAGCAGCAGCGGATCGCCGATGAAAGCATGATGCGGGCGGAGGATATCGCCGTCGGCGTACATTTCATGCTCACGCAGCCGCGCCGGACCGTGGTGCAGGAGCTGGTGCTGGTGCAGCGGAATACCGAGGAATGA
- a CDS encoding glycosidase, producing MSFAVDTLILTPDQIDLTRSPLAGLGAETYVLGAFNPGMTRLPNGNLLLMVRVAEALREPVFDGHVHAIRWQDGAYVLDAWPLEQADTADPRKFLLRQHGWKVMALTSLSWLLPVELSPNGTEQVAIHYDKAIAPAGNWQCYGVEDARISRVDDTWWMTTCSVSPERHSTTLYSSANGLDWTFEGIVLDHQNKDMLIFEGLIDGKFWAQTRPLGDLYFAYPPRSPYHAGPSINLATSPDARHWQPHLQPGIRPHAGTVSTARIGGGTPPILTEVAGQRGWLTLWHGVEPSGIVGKYRTYWSLLDSQEPWRAIATSHPPLLEANPDLTAPLAEQMYVHDVVFTTGIVEEPDRFIIASGEADLACRITHVPRDAFVAS from the coding sequence ATGAGCTTCGCCGTCGACACGCTGATCCTGACGCCGGACCAAATCGACCTCACCCGGTCGCCGCTGGCCGGCCTGGGCGCCGAAACCTACGTGCTGGGCGCCTTCAATCCAGGCATGACGCGGCTGCCCAACGGCAATCTGCTGCTGATGGTGCGCGTGGCGGAGGCATTGCGCGAACCGGTGTTCGACGGGCACGTCCACGCGATCCGCTGGCAGGACGGCGCCTACGTGCTCGATGCCTGGCCGCTGGAGCAGGCGGACACCGCCGATCCGCGCAAGTTCCTGCTGCGGCAGCACGGCTGGAAGGTGATGGCGCTGACCTCGCTCAGCTGGCTGCTGCCGGTCGAGCTGTCGCCCAACGGGACGGAGCAGGTGGCGATCCATTACGACAAGGCCATCGCGCCCGCCGGCAACTGGCAGTGCTATGGCGTGGAGGATGCGCGGATCAGCCGGGTGGACGACACATGGTGGATGACGACCTGTTCGGTCAGTCCGGAGCGGCATTCGACGACGCTCTATTCCTCGGCCAATGGGCTTGATTGGACGTTCGAGGGGATCGTGCTCGATCACCAGAACAAGGACATGCTGATCTTCGAAGGGCTGATCGACGGCAAGTTCTGGGCCCAGACGCGGCCCCTGGGCGACCTGTATTTCGCCTATCCGCCCCGCAGCCCGTACCATGCCGGACCGTCGATCAATCTCGCCACCAGCCCCGATGCGCGGCACTGGCAGCCGCATCTGCAGCCCGGTATCCGGCCCCATGCCGGCACGGTCAGCACCGCGCGGATCGGCGGGGGCACGCCGCCCATCCTGACCGAGGTGGCGGGCCAGCGCGGCTGGCTGACCTTGTGGCACGGGGTGGAACCGTCCGGCATCGTCGGCAAGTACCGCACCTACTGGTCGCTGCTGGATTCGCAGGAGCCCTGGCGCGCGATCGCCACCAGCCATCCGCCGCTGCTGGAGGCGAACCCCGACCTGACCGCGCCGCTGGCGGAGCAGATGTACGTGCATGACGTGGTGTTCACCACCGGCATCGTGGAGGAGCCCGACCGCTTCATCATCGCCAGCGGGGAGGCGGACCTGGCCTGCCGGATCACCCATGTGCCGCGGGATGCCTTCGTGGCTTCCTGA
- the hisA gene encoding 1-(5-phosphoribosyl)-5-[(5-phosphoribosylamino)methylideneamino]imidazole-4-carboxamide isomerase: MIVFPAIDLKAGQVVRLAEGDMDRATVYGDDPAAQARLFAAAGATHLHVVDLDGSFAGRAENRDAVESVLRAFPGQVQLGGGIRDAAAVEGWLDLGVARVVMGTAALKDPDFVKAMATAHPGRIVVAVDARDGMVATEGWAAISDMPATDLARRFEDAGVAALLFTDIGRDGLLKGCNVEATVALARAVSIPVIASGGVAGIDDIHQLAAHASEGIEGVITGRALYDGRLDLAEAISVAEPA; the protein is encoded by the coding sequence ATGATCGTGTTTCCCGCCATCGACCTCAAGGCCGGTCAGGTCGTGCGCCTGGCCGAAGGCGACATGGATCGCGCCACCGTGTATGGCGACGACCCCGCCGCGCAGGCCCGCCTGTTCGCCGCCGCCGGCGCCACTCACCTGCACGTGGTGGACCTGGACGGCAGTTTCGCCGGACGGGCGGAGAACCGCGACGCGGTCGAGAGCGTGCTGCGCGCCTTTCCGGGGCAGGTGCAGCTGGGCGGCGGCATCCGCGATGCGGCGGCGGTCGAAGGCTGGCTGGACCTGGGCGTCGCGCGGGTGGTGATGGGCACCGCCGCGCTGAAGGATCCAGACTTCGTGAAGGCCATGGCCACGGCGCATCCCGGCCGGATCGTCGTGGCGGTGGACGCGCGCGACGGCATGGTCGCGACGGAGGGCTGGGCCGCGATCAGCGACATGCCCGCCACCGACCTCGCCCGCCGGTTCGAGGATGCGGGCGTCGCCGCGCTGCTGTTCACCGATATCGGGCGGGACGGGCTGCTGAAGGGCTGCAATGTGGAGGCGACGGTCGCGCTGGCACGGGCGGTCAGCATCCCGGTGATCGCCAGCGGCGGGGTCGCCGGGATCGACGACATCCACCAGCTCGCGGCTCATGCAAGCGAGGGCATCGAGGGCGTGATCACCGGACGGGCACTGTATGACGGCCGGCTCGACCTGGCGGAGGCCATCAGCGTGGCGGAGCCGGCATGA
- the hisF gene encoding imidazole glycerol phosphate synthase subunit HisF has product MTVRIRVIPCLDVADGRVVKGVNFVDLKDAGDPVEQARAYDAAGADELCFLDISATHEGRGTLLDIVSRTAAVCFMPLTVGGGVRSAEDARALLLAGADKVAVNSAAVSRPEVIADIAERFGSQCVVASVDARRTGEGKWEIFTHGGRRATGIDAVAHAEKLAELGAGELLVTSMDGDGTKAGYDLELTRAIADRVSVPVVASGGVGTLDHLVEGVTKGGASAVLAASIFHFGTHSVAEAHAALRAAGLPARS; this is encoded by the coding sequence ATGACCGTCCGCATCCGCGTCATCCCCTGCCTCGACGTCGCCGACGGGCGCGTGGTGAAGGGGGTCAACTTCGTCGACCTCAAGGATGCCGGCGATCCGGTGGAGCAGGCGCGCGCCTATGACGCGGCGGGCGCGGACGAGCTGTGCTTCCTCGACATTTCGGCCACTCATGAAGGGCGCGGCACGCTGCTCGACATCGTCAGCCGCACGGCGGCGGTGTGCTTCATGCCGTTGACCGTGGGTGGCGGCGTGCGCAGTGCCGAGGATGCGCGTGCTCTGCTGCTGGCAGGGGCGGACAAGGTGGCGGTGAACTCCGCCGCGGTGAGCCGGCCCGAAGTGATCGCCGACATTGCGGAGCGGTTCGGCAGCCAGTGCGTCGTCGCCTCCGTCGATGCGCGGCGCACGGGCGAGGGCAAGTGGGAGATCTTCACCCATGGCGGCCGGCGCGCGACCGGCATCGACGCGGTCGCCCATGCCGAGAAGCTGGCGGAGCTGGGCGCGGGCGAGTTGCTGGTGACCAGCATGGACGGCGACGGCACCAAGGCCGGCTATGACCTCGAACTGACGCGCGCCATCGCCGACCGGGTGAGCGTGCCGGTGGTCGCCAGCGGCGGGGTTGGTACGCTCGACCATTTGGTGGAGGGCGTCACCAAGGGCGGCGCCAGCGCGGTGCTCGCCGCATCCATCTTCCATTTCGGCACGCACAGCGTGGCGGAGGCGCATGCCGCCCTGCGCGCGGCGGGCCTGCCGGCGCGAAGCTGA
- a CDS encoding phosphoribosyl-ATP diphosphatase: MAQDTLARLEATIAARRGAAPETSYVAKLLAGGAPLAARKLGEEAVEVVIAALAERDKLVGESADLMFHLMVLLAERGIPFDDVLAELDRREGVSGIAEKAARGS; encoded by the coding sequence ATGGCGCAGGATACGCTCGCCCGGCTGGAGGCCACCATCGCCGCGCGCCGGGGCGCCGCGCCCGAAACCTCCTACGTCGCCAAGCTGCTGGCCGGTGGCGCGCCGCTGGCCGCGCGCAAGCTGGGGGAGGAGGCGGTCGAGGTCGTCATCGCCGCCCTGGCGGAGCGGGACAAGCTGGTGGGCGAAAGCGCCGACCTCATGTTCCACCTCATGGTGCTGCTGGCGGAGCGCGGGATACCCTTCGATGACGTGCTGGCCGAGCTGGACCGGCGCGAAGGCGTGTCCGGCATCGCCGAGAAAGCCGCGAGAGGAAGCTGA
- a CDS encoding histidine triad nucleotide-binding protein yields the protein MPIDPTLPYDPDNIFAKILRGEIPCNKVYEDDHALAFHDIAPQAPVHVLVVPKGDYVSWDDFSAQAPADLIAGFVRAVGTVARQLDLVEPGYRVLANVGAHGGQEVPHLHVHLFGGAPLGRMIAG from the coding sequence ATGCCGATCGACCCGACGCTGCCCTACGATCCTGACAACATCTTCGCCAAGATCCTGCGCGGGGAGATCCCGTGCAACAAGGTGTACGAGGACGATCACGCGCTCGCCTTCCACGACATCGCCCCGCAGGCGCCGGTGCACGTGCTGGTGGTGCCCAAGGGCGATTACGTGAGCTGGGACGATTTCTCCGCCCAGGCACCCGCCGATCTCATTGCCGGTTTCGTCCGGGCGGTCGGCACGGTGGCGCGGCAACTGGACCTGGTGGAGCCGGGCTATCGCGTGCTGGCCAATGTCGGCGCCCATGGCGGGCAGGAAGTGCCGCATCTGCATGTCCACCTGTTCGGCGGCGCGCCGCTTGGCCGCATGATCGCCGGCTGA
- a CDS encoding YbgC/FadM family acyl-CoA thioesterase, with translation MQRLSPPTGILHGTEHLFALRVYYEDTDLSGIAYHANYLRWFERARSDLLRLLGVDQRAAAEDGTGTYAVSELSIRYLAPARLDDAVLVRTRTLQSGAASVRLIQQAWLQLDAGTGDADDRMLAEAQVRVGFVGPGGRPVRQPAGWRAAFQSFIAPEVSP, from the coding sequence GTGCAGCGGCTGAGCCCGCCGACGGGCATTCTACACGGCACGGAGCATCTGTTCGCGTTGCGCGTGTATTACGAGGACACCGACCTGTCCGGCATCGCCTACCACGCCAATTACCTGCGCTGGTTCGAACGCGCTCGGTCGGACCTGCTGCGCCTGCTGGGCGTGGACCAGCGCGCCGCAGCGGAGGACGGGACCGGCACCTACGCCGTGTCGGAACTGTCGATCCGTTACCTTGCGCCCGCCCGGCTGGACGATGCCGTGCTGGTCCGCACCCGCACGCTGCAATCGGGCGCGGCCAGCGTGCGGCTGATCCAGCAAGCCTGGCTTCAGCTTGACGCGGGCACGGGTGATGCCGATGATCGCATGCTGGCCGAGGCGCAGGTTCGCGTCGGCTTCGTCGGTCCCGGTGGCCGTCCGGTCCGCCAGCCCGCCGGCTGGCGGGCCGCCTTCCAGTCCTTCATTGCACCTGAGGTTTCCCCATGA
- the tolQ gene encoding protein TolQ: MIVDLLAASSTAAAPTRLDPVQLFLDADIVVQLVIAGLVLASIWVWTIIVSFSLQMARTGRASTEFERDFWEADDPARLIGGKSRRNTPFARVAGAGITELDASTADGVRDPAGTRGRVALAMEGQVAAEADTLSDRLNFLATTGSVAPFVGLFGTVWGIMNSFFQIGSQQNSSLAVVAPGISEALFATAIGLFAAIPAVIAYNRFSHRVNGYEARMQRFADKVAASIGRELERG; this comes from the coding sequence ATGATCGTCGACCTGCTGGCCGCCAGTTCCACCGCAGCCGCGCCCACGCGGCTCGATCCGGTGCAACTGTTCCTGGATGCCGACATCGTCGTGCAGCTGGTGATCGCCGGCCTGGTGCTTGCCAGCATCTGGGTGTGGACGATCATCGTCAGCTTCTCCCTGCAGATGGCCCGCACCGGCCGCGCCTCCACGGAGTTCGAGCGCGATTTCTGGGAGGCGGACGATCCGGCGCGGCTGATCGGCGGCAAGTCGCGCCGCAACACCCCCTTCGCGCGGGTGGCGGGGGCCGGCATCACGGAACTGGATGCCTCCACCGCCGATGGCGTGCGTGATCCCGCGGGCACCCGCGGGCGCGTGGCGCTGGCGATGGAAGGGCAGGTCGCGGCGGAGGCGGACACCCTATCCGACCGGCTGAACTTCCTTGCCACCACCGGTTCGGTCGCCCCGTTCGTCGGCCTGTTCGGCACCGTGTGGGGCATCATGAACAGCTTCTTCCAGATCGGGTCGCAGCAGAACAGCAGCCTGGCCGTGGTCGCCCCCGGCATTTCGGAGGCGCTGTTCGCCACCGCGATCGGCCTGTTCGCGGCCATTCCGGCGGTGATCGCCTACAATCGCTTCAGCCACCGGGTGAACGGGTACGAGGCGCGGATGCAGCGCTTCGCCGACAAGGTGGCGGCATCGATCGGCCGCGAGCTGGAGCGCGGCTGA
- a CDS encoding ExbD/TolR family protein, with the protein MAMGVAGGGGGRGRGRSRRRAAVAEINVTPLVDVMLVLLIIFMVTAPLLQSAVPVELPDSRAAPADQDPQSIAVSIDAQGFIFIDDGRVPEGGLPAALESLAASAGAEPPLVTLRADRALDYGRVVAVMGELNRAGFNSISLVTNGSATAP; encoded by the coding sequence ATGGCGATGGGTGTCGCAGGCGGCGGCGGAGGGCGCGGACGCGGGCGCAGCAGGCGTCGTGCCGCCGTGGCGGAGATCAACGTGACGCCGCTGGTCGACGTCATGCTGGTGCTGCTGATCATCTTCATGGTGACGGCCCCGCTGTTGCAGAGCGCGGTGCCGGTCGAGCTGCCGGACAGTCGCGCCGCGCCCGCGGACCAGGATCCGCAGAGCATCGCAGTGTCGATCGACGCGCAGGGCTTCATCTTCATCGACGATGGCCGGGTACCCGAAGGCGGCCTGCCGGCGGCGCTCGAATCCCTGGCGGCAAGTGCCGGGGCGGAGCCGCCGCTGGTGACGCTGCGGGCCGATCGCGCGCTCGATTACGGCCGGGTGGTTGCGGTGATGGGTGAACTGAACCGCGCCGGCTTCAACTCAATCTCGCTGGTCACCAATGGTTCAGCCACCGCTCCATAG
- a CDS encoding energy transducer TonB: MTGAGHLTREERLGLAIAAVAHVALFAALWLHDKAPSVPLAEPEAITVSLADEVSLQSTAPDPSLAAQAAVAPELAPVPAPPPAPAPEPQPEPVAEPPPRPVERTRPAPRPSARPSPRSSARPSPAPSRQARPSPAPSRAAARPAPQPSRPTERAGGSRIGADFLAGTSAGDRNEQSGTPAAAFGAAEAASLNSAISRQIRPHWSAPQGVDAEQLVTMVRFRLNRDGSLNGRPSCVSQTGKTAANAPQVELHCERAIRAVQLAAPFDLPAEFYTRWQLVTSRFDRRL; this comes from the coding sequence ATGACAGGGGCCGGACATCTGACGCGCGAGGAGCGCCTGGGCCTCGCCATTGCGGCGGTGGCGCATGTGGCGCTGTTCGCCGCGCTGTGGCTGCATGACAAGGCGCCTTCCGTGCCGCTGGCCGAACCGGAGGCGATCACCGTCAGCTTGGCGGACGAGGTCAGCCTGCAATCCACCGCGCCCGATCCATCGCTGGCCGCGCAGGCGGCGGTCGCGCCCGAACTGGCGCCAGTGCCCGCTCCGCCGCCAGCCCCCGCGCCGGAGCCGCAGCCCGAGCCTGTCGCCGAACCGCCGCCGCGTCCGGTGGAGCGCACCCGACCCGCGCCACGCCCATCCGCCCGGCCGAGCCCGCGATCGAGCGCGCGCCCGTCCCCCGCGCCATCGCGGCAGGCCCGGCCGAGCCCGGCACCCAGTCGCGCCGCCGCGCGGCCCGCGCCGCAGCCGAGCCGCCCCACGGAACGCGCCGGCGGCAGTCGCATCGGGGCGGACTTCCTGGCGGGCACCAGCGCCGGCGACCGGAACGAGCAGAGCGGCACGCCCGCTGCCGCCTTCGGCGCGGCGGAAGCGGCCTCCCTCAATTCGGCGATCTCCCGCCAGATCCGCCCGCATTGGAGCGCGCCGCAGGGCGTGGATGCCGAACAGCTCGTCACCATGGTCCGCTTCCGGCTCAATCGCGACGGATCGCTGAACGGCCGACCCAGCTGCGTCAGCCAGACCGGCAAGACCGCCGCCAATGCCCCGCAGGTTGAACTGCATTGCGAGCGCGCGATTCGCGCCGTGCAACTGGCGGCACCGTTCGACCTCCCGGCCGAATTCTATACCAGGTGGCAATTGGTCACCTCCCGCTTCGACAGAAGGCTGTAA